A window from Hymenobacter volaticus encodes these proteins:
- a CDS encoding carboxypeptidase regulatory-like domain-containing protein — protein sequence MKSFVQFIFGMTSLFLSTAAVAQSATGTPTSTRTMPKTVIAMSATPVAMPSPAPAAPAAPLEAKDFKGTVVDELGEPLAGVVVSVVSTKNQFSAATTTTTNSEGEYLLRTTNASPVLQVSYAGYEDIRQQATYAHPITFQLQAIDNYERQLKKKVKAAEKAWHK from the coding sequence ATGAAGTCCTTTGTACAGTTCATTTTTGGCATGACGAGCCTTTTCTTGTCAACAGCTGCCGTAGCGCAGAGTGCTACTGGCACGCCTACAAGCACCCGGACAATGCCAAAAACGGTTATTGCCATGAGCGCTACGCCAGTTGCTATGCCTTCGCCAGCGCCTGCAGCGCCAGCTGCTCCATTAGAAGCGAAAGACTTTAAAGGAACCGTAGTTGATGAACTGGGAGAGCCTTTGGCAGGGGTAGTCGTCTCTGTAGTGTCAACTAAAAATCAGTTCAGTGCCGCTACGACCACCACCACTAACTCTGAAGGTGAATATTTGCTGCGTACTACCAACGCATCACCGGTACTGCAAGTAAGCTATGCTGGCTACGAAGACATACGGCAACAAGCCACATATGCCCATCCTATCACGTTTCAACTCCAAGCAATTGATAATTACGAGCGCCAGTTGAAAAAGAAAGTGAAAGCTGCCGAGAAGGCCTGGCACAAATAA